One Carassius auratus strain Wakin unplaced genomic scaffold, ASM336829v1 scaf_tig00036544, whole genome shotgun sequence DNA window includes the following coding sequences:
- the LOC113082592 gene encoding transmembrane emp24 domain-containing protein 5-like produces MMRWSIEVLKVCVSCLSLCVCVISAFSQSLDGDFTFSLPAGRRECFFQTMKKDASLEIEYQVLDGASLDVDFYFQSPSGHVIANDYRKSDGVHAVETEEGDYMFCFDNTFSAVSEKVIFFELILDNMGDGEESEDWKAYVQGADLLDMKLEDIMDAINSVKSRLGKSLQIQALLRAFEARDRNLQESNYDRVNLWSCTNLVVMVIVSGVQVYLLRSLFDDKRKTRT; encoded by the exons ATGATGCGGTGGAGTATAGAGGTGCTGAAAGTGTGTGTGTCGTGTctgtcgctgtgtgtgtgtgtgatcagcgCCTTCTCTCAGTCTCTGGACGGTGACTTCACCTTCAGTCTCCCCGCCGGACGCAGAGAGTGCTTCTTCCAGACCATGAAGAAAGACGCTTCGCTGGAGATCGAGTACCAG GTTCTGGATGGAGCGAGTCTAGATGTGGACTTCTACTTCCAGTCGCCCAGCGGTCACGTCATAGCCAACGACTACAGGAAATCTGATGGAGTTCATGC GGTGGAAACAGAAGAGGGAGACTACATGTTCTGTTTTGATAATACGTTCAGTGCGGTTTCTGAGAAAGTCATCTTCTTTGAGTTGATTTTGGACAATATGGGGGACGGCGAGGAATCAGAGGACTGGAAAGCATATGTGCAGGGAGCAGACCTTCTGGACATGAAGCTGGAGGATATCATG GACGCCATCAACAGCGTGAAGTCTCGACTGGGAAAGAGTCTTCAGATCCAGGCTTTGCTGAGAGCCTTCGAAGCCCGCGACCGCAACCTGCAAGAGAGCAACTACGATCGTGTCAACCTGTGGTCGTGTACCAACCTCGTGGTGATGGTGATCGTATCCGGGGTCCAGGTGTACTTGCTGCGCAGCCTCTTTGACGACAAGAGGAAAACACGCACATAG
- the LOC113082593 gene encoding phosphatidylinositol N-acetylglucosaminyltransferase subunit C-like → MGADSGPGAPAPVPWRKVLYERQPFPDNYVDRRFLEELRRNIRVRQYRYWAVVRETGLIAQQVSCVALFLTLWSCMERGALVPSAVLWVCLTCALLGYGLYEILGGSCVRERTRLADLQSATIFLAFTFGFSPVLKTLTESVSTDTVYAMSAVMLLAHLVSFPYAQPSPPGSLSLNAALFGSVCLASRLPGALHTFTMLSCALLVFALWPCLLHRMREKAEWSFPWAAVLVCLAGVGGLGSLWPEGALLLALALLTLTLVCPLLLVHLQRHKDNIHGPWDEAEIREDLSRFLN, encoded by the coding sequence ATGGGGGCAGACAGTGGCCCGGGAGCTCCTGCTCCCGTCCCGTGGCGTAAAGTCCTGTATGAACGCCAGCCCTTTCCAGACAATTATGTGGACCGCCGCTTTCTGGAGGAGCTGCGGCGCAACATCCGTGTGCGTCAGTACCGTTACTGGGCGGTGGTGCGTGAGACGGGGCTCATCGCGCAGCAGGTGTCCTGTGTGGCCCTCTTCCTCACGTTATGGTCTTGTATGGAGCGGGGAGCGCTGGTGCCGTCCGCCGTGCTCTGGGTCTGTCTGACCTGTGCTCTGCTGGGATACGGACTCTATGAGATCCTGGGAGGCTCTTGTGTTCGGGAGCGAACGCGCCTGGCAGACCTGCAGAGCGCGACCATCTTCCTGGCATTTACTTTTGGGTTTTCACCAGTTTTAAAGACTCTAACCGAGTCAGTCAGTACAGATACCGTTTACGCCATGTCAGCTGTGATGCTCCTGGCTCACTTGGTGTCCTTCCCGTATGCTCAGCCCAGTCCCCCGGGCAGTCTTTCCCTCAACGCGGCTCTTTTCGGGTCGGTGTGTCTGGCGTCCCGGCTGCCTGGCGCCCTGCACACCTTCACCATGCTGAGCTGTGCCCTCCTGGTGTTCGCTCTGTGGCCCTGTCTGCTGCACCGCATGCGGGAGAAGGCGGAGTGGAGCTTCCCGTGGGCGGCCGTGCTGGTGTGTCTGGCTGGAGTCGGGGGTCTGGGGAGCCTGTGGCCCGAGGGGGCTCTTCTCCTCGCGCTGGCTCTGTTAACATTAACTTTAGTCTGTCCACTGTTGCTGGTTCACCTGCAGAGGCACAAGGACAACATCCACGGCCCTTGGGACGAGGCAGAGATTAGAGAGGACCTGTCCCGCTTCCTGAATTGA